One genomic region from Aneurinibacillus sp. REN35 encodes:
- a CDS encoding DUF4253 domain-containing protein, protein MNIADMVQELQELTGQTVRPYFTVNFGRTKKDGAYSVLVEQEDAFAVIQTMRSKAAHNVLSFIGTTSFLSEDAPAAGMVEVVLGTGDSQFDILRLMETDAVNYDMLTEEVIEKLIEYDRAFGIDIFQAETDTVQFLLAGEPEDWDAFCEDLYEFCPDIVDQGCGSVEALKEELQITERAFLWWD, encoded by the coding sequence ATGAACATTGCGGACATGGTACAGGAGCTGCAAGAGTTGACCGGACAGACAGTACGCCCTTACTTTACGGTTAATTTTGGCAGAACAAAAAAAGACGGCGCCTATTCCGTGCTTGTTGAGCAGGAGGACGCCTTCGCGGTGATACAAACCATGCGTTCCAAAGCGGCGCACAATGTGCTCAGCTTCATCGGCACAACTAGCTTTCTTTCCGAGGATGCCCCAGCGGCGGGAATGGTTGAAGTTGTTCTTGGCACAGGGGATTCTCAATTCGATATTCTGCGTTTAATGGAAACGGATGCGGTCAATTACGATATGCTGACAGAAGAGGTCATCGAAAAGCTTATCGAATATGACCGGGCCTTTGGCATCGATATTTTCCAGGCCGAAACAGATACAGTCCAGTTTTTACTTGCAGGCGAGCCAGAAGATTGGGATGCATTTTGTGAGGATCTGTATGAATTCTGTCCAGATATCGTCGACCAGGGATGCGGCAGCGTGGAAGCCTTAAAGGAAGAACTGCAAATAACGGAGCGTGCTTTTCTCTGGTGGGACTAG